The Bacillus vallismortis genome window below encodes:
- the dnaN gene encoding DNA polymerase III subunit beta, translating into MKFTIQKDRLVESVQDVLKAVSSRTTIPILTGIKIVASDDGVSFTGSDSDISIESFIPKEEGDKEIVTIEQPGSIVLQARFFSEIVKKLPMAMVEIEVQNQYLTIIRSGKAEFNLNGLDADEYPHLPQIEEHHAIQIPTDLLKNLIRQTVFAVSTSETRPILTGVNWNVEKSELLCTATDSHRLALRKAKLDIPEDRSYNVVIPGKSLTELSKILDDNQELVDIVITETQVLFKAKNVLFFSRLLDGNYPDTTSLIPQESKTEIIVNTKEFLQAIDRASLLAREGRNNVVKLSAKPAESIEISSNSPEIGKVVEAILADQIDGEELNISFSPKYMLDALKVLEGAEIRVSFTGAMRPFLIRTPNDETIVQLILPVRTY; encoded by the coding sequence GATGTATTAAAAGCCGTTTCATCCAGAACTACAATTCCCATCTTGACTGGTATTAAAATCGTTGCATCAGATGATGGAGTATCCTTTACGGGAAGCGATTCAGATATTTCTATCGAATCCTTTATTCCAAAAGAAGAAGGAGATAAAGAAATTGTCACGATAGAACAGCCTGGAAGCATCGTCTTACAAGCCCGCTTCTTTAGTGAAATTGTCAAAAAACTGCCGATGGCAATGGTGGAAATCGAAGTGCAAAATCAGTATTTGACAATTATCCGTTCTGGCAAAGCAGAATTTAATCTAAACGGGCTTGACGCTGATGAATATCCGCACTTGCCGCAGATCGAAGAGCATCATGCGATTCAGATCCCAACTGATTTGTTGAAAAATCTGATCAGACAAACAGTGTTCGCGGTGTCCACCTCAGAAACACGCCCTATCTTGACAGGTGTAAACTGGAACGTGGAAAAAAGTGAATTATTATGCACTGCGACGGATAGCCACCGTCTGGCATTAAGAAAAGCGAAACTTGATATTCCAGAAGACAGATCTTACAACGTCGTTATCCCGGGAAAAAGCTTAACCGAACTCAGTAAGATTTTGGATGATAATCAGGAACTTGTAGATATCGTGATCACAGAAACTCAAGTTCTGTTTAAAGCGAAAAACGTCTTGTTCTTCTCGCGGCTTCTGGACGGAAATTATCCGGACACAACCAGCCTGATTCCGCAGGAAAGCAAAACAGAAATCATTGTGAACACGAAAGAATTCCTTCAGGCGATTGATCGTGCATCCCTTCTAGCCAGAGAGGGGCGCAACAACGTAGTGAAACTTTCTGCAAAACCTGCTGAATCCATTGAGATTTCTTCTAACTCACCTGAAATCGGTAAAGTTGTGGAAGCGATTCTTGCAGATCAAATTGATGGTGAGGAATTAAATATCTCATTTAGTCCAAAATATATGTTGGATGCACTAAAGGTGCTTGAAGGAGCAGAGATACGCGTAAGCTTTACAGGTGCAATGAGGCCTTTCTTAATTCGCACGCCGAATGATGAAACGATTGTACAGCTTATCCTTCCTGTCAGAACCTATTAA
- the rlbA gene encoding ribosome maturation protein RlbA, which produces MANPISIDTEMITLGQFLKLADVIQSGGMAKWFLSEHEVLVNNEPDNRRGRKLYVGDVVEIEGFGSFQVVN; this is translated from the coding sequence ATGGCAAATCCGATTTCAATTGATACAGAGATGATTACACTTGGACAATTCTTGAAATTAGCCGATGTCATTCAGTCAGGCGGTATGGCGAAGTGGTTTTTGAGCGAGCATGAAGTGCTGGTGAACAACGAACCGGACAACCGCCGAGGCAGAAAGCTGTATGTTGGAGATGTGGTAGAGATTGAAGGATTTGGTTCTTTTCAAGTCGTCAATTAA
- the recF gene encoding DNA replication/repair protein RecF: MYIQNLELTSYRNYDHAELQFENKVNVIIGENAQGKTNLMEAIYVLSMAKSHRTSNDKELIRWDKDYAKIEGRVMKQNGAIPMQLVISKKGKKGKVNHIEQQKLSQYVGALNTIMFAPEDLNLVKGSPQVRRRFLDMEIGQVSPVYLHDLSLYQKILSQRNHFLKQLQTRKQTDRTMLDVLTDQLVEVASKVVVKRLQFTAQLEKWAQPIHTGISRGLEELTLKYSTALEVSDPKDLSKIGDSYQEAFSKLREKEIERGVTLSGPHRDDVLFYVNGRDVQTYGSQGQQRTTALSLKLAEIDLIHEEIGEYPILLLDDVLSELDDYRQSHLLHTIQGRVQTFVTTTSVDGIDHETLRQAGMFRVQNGALVK; encoded by the coding sequence TTGTATATCCAGAACTTAGAACTGACATCTTACCGCAACTACGACCATGCTGAACTCCAATTTGAAAACAAAGTAAATGTCATCATCGGAGAAAACGCCCAGGGGAAAACAAACCTCATGGAGGCGATCTATGTCTTGTCCATGGCGAAATCGCACCGGACATCAAATGACAAAGAACTTATACGGTGGGACAAAGACTATGCTAAAATAGAGGGAAGAGTGATGAAGCAAAACGGAGCGATCCCGATGCAGCTCGTCATCTCCAAAAAGGGTAAAAAGGGCAAGGTCAACCATATTGAACAGCAAAAGCTCAGCCAGTATGTCGGGGCCCTCAACACCATCATGTTCGCGCCGGAAGATTTAAATCTGGTAAAGGGGAGCCCTCAAGTGAGAAGGCGGTTTCTTGACATGGAAATTGGACAGGTTTCTCCTGTCTACCTGCATGATCTTTCTCTTTACCAGAAAATCCTTTCCCAGCGAAATCATTTTTTGAAGCAGCTGCAAACAAGAAAACAAACTGACAGAACGATGCTCGATGTTTTGACCGATCAGCTTGTAGAAGTTGCGTCAAAAGTCGTTGTAAAACGCCTGCAGTTTACAGCGCAGCTTGAAAAATGGGCGCAGCCTATTCATACAGGCATATCAAGAGGGCTTGAGGAGCTGACCCTGAAGTACAGTACGGCTCTTGAGGTATCAGATCCTAAAGACTTGTCGAAAATAGGAGATAGCTATCAAGAAGCGTTTTCTAAATTAAGAGAAAAAGAAATTGAGCGCGGTGTTACGCTGTCAGGTCCTCATCGTGACGATGTTCTTTTCTATGTGAACGGACGCGATGTGCAGACGTATGGTTCACAAGGACAGCAGCGAACGACGGCATTGTCCCTTAAACTTGCGGAGATTGACCTGATCCATGAGGAAATCGGAGAATATCCCATTTTACTATTGGATGATGTATTGAGTGAGCTGGATGATTATCGCCAGTCACACTTGCTTCATACGATCCAAGGCCGTGTACAAACGTTTGTCACAACGACAAGCGTTGATGGCATTGATCACGAAACCTTACGTCAAGCAGGAATGTTCCGTGTGCAAAACGGTGCGTTAGTGAAGTGA
- the remB gene encoding extracellular matrix regulator RemB, with protein MYIHLGDDFVVSTRDIVGIFDFKANMSPIVEEFLKKQKHKVVPSVNGTPKSIVVTVQNIYYSPLSSSTLKKRAQFMFEIDS; from the coding sequence TTGTATATTCATTTAGGTGATGACTTTGTGGTTTCAACACGAGATATTGTCGGCATTTTTGATTTTAAAGCCAACATGTCGCCTATTGTTGAAGAATTTCTGAAAAAACAGAAACACAAGGTGGTGCCTTCCGTAAACGGCACGCCAAAATCTATCGTAGTCACGGTTCAGAATATATATTACTCTCCCTTATCTTCCAGCACATTAAAAAAACGTGCGCAATTTATGTTTGAAATAGATTCTTAG
- the gyrB gene encoding DNA topoisomerase (ATP-hydrolyzing) subunit B, whose protein sequence is MEQQQNSYDENQIQVLEGLEAVRKRPGMYIGSTNSKGLHHLVWEIVDNSIDEALAGYCTDINIQIEKDNSITVVDNGRGIPVGIHEKMGRPAVEVIMTVLHAGGKFDGSGYKVSGGLHGVGASVVNALSTELVVTVHRDGKIHRQTYKRGVPVSDLEIIGETDHSGTTTHFVPDPEIFTETTVYDYDLLANRVRELAFLTKGVNITIEDKREGQERKNEYHYEGGIKSYVEYLNRSKEVVHEEPIYIEGEKDGITVEVALQYNDSYTSNIYSFTNNINTYEGGTHEAGFKTGLTRVINDYARKKGLIKENDPNLSGDDVREGLTAIISIKHPDPQFEGQTKTKLGNSEARTITDTLFSAALETFMLENPDAAKKIVDKGLMAARARMAAKKARELTRRKSALEISNLPGKLADCSSKDPSISELYIVEGDSAGGSAKQGRDRHFQAILPLRGKILNVEKARLDKILSNNEVRSMITALGTGIGEDFNLGKARYHKVVIMTDADVDGAHIRTLLLTFFYRYMRQIIENGYVYIAQPPLYKVQQGKRVEYAYNDKELDDLLKTLPQTPKPGLQRYKGLGEMNATQLWETTMDPSSRTLLQVTLEDAMDADETFEMLMGDKVEPRRNFIEANARYVKNLDI, encoded by the coding sequence ATGGAACAGCAGCAAAACAGTTATGATGAAAATCAGATACAGGTTCTGGAGGGATTGGAAGCTGTTCGTAAAAGACCGGGAATGTACATCGGTTCAACCAACAGCAAAGGCCTTCACCATCTGGTATGGGAAATTGTCGACAATAGTATTGACGAAGCCCTCGCCGGTTATTGTACGGATATCAATATCCAAATCGAAAAAGACAACAGCATCACGGTGGTAGATAACGGCCGCGGTATTCCAGTCGGTATTCATGAAAAAATGGGCCGGCCTGCGGTAGAGGTCATTATGACGGTGCTTCATGCCGGAGGGAAATTTGACGGAAGCGGCTATAAAGTATCCGGAGGATTGCACGGTGTAGGTGCGTCAGTTGTAAACGCGCTTTCAACCGAGCTTGTTGTGACGGTACACCGTGACGGAAAAATCCATCGTCAAACCTATAAACGCGGAGTTCCGGTTTCAGACCTTGAAATCATTGGCGAAACAGATCATTCAGGAACGACGACACATTTTGTCCCGGACCCTGAGATTTTCACAGAAACAACTGTGTATGATTATGATCTGCTTGCTAACCGTGTGCGCGAATTAGCCTTTTTGACAAAAGGCGTAAACATCACGATTGAAGATAAACGTGAAGGACAAGAGCGCAAAAATGAGTACCATTACGAAGGCGGAATTAAAAGTTATGTAGAGTATTTAAACCGTTCTAAAGAAGTTGTCCATGAAGAGCCGATTTACATTGAAGGCGAAAAGGACGGCATTACGGTTGAAGTGGCTTTGCAATATAATGACAGCTACACAAGCAACATTTACTCGTTTACAAATAACATTAACACGTATGAAGGCGGGACCCACGAAGCCGGCTTCAAAACGGGCCTGACTCGTGTAATCAATGATTACGCCAGAAAAAAAGGGCTCATTAAAGAAAATGATCCGAACTTAAGCGGTGACGACGTAAGAGAAGGGCTAACCGCGATTATTTCCATTAAACACCCTGATCCGCAGTTTGAAGGCCAAACGAAAACAAAACTAGGCAACTCAGAAGCGCGGACGATCACCGATACGTTATTTTCTGCGGCATTGGAAACATTTATGCTGGAAAATCCAGATGCGGCCAAAAAAATTGTCGACAAAGGTTTGATGGCAGCAAGAGCAAGAATGGCTGCGAAAAAAGCGCGTGAATTAACACGCCGCAAGAGTGCTTTGGAAATTTCAAACCTTCCCGGTAAGCTAGCGGATTGCTCATCAAAAGATCCGAGCATTTCCGAGTTATATATCGTAGAGGGTGACTCTGCCGGAGGATCAGCTAAACAAGGCCGCGATAGACATTTCCAAGCCATTTTGCCGCTTAGAGGTAAAATCTTAAACGTTGAAAAAGCAAGATTGGACAAAATCCTTTCCAACAACGAAGTTCGTTCTATGATCACAGCACTCGGAACAGGTATAGGGGAAGATTTCAACTTGGGGAAAGCCCGTTACCACAAAGTTGTCATTATGACTGATGCTGACGTTGATGGCGCGCACATCAGAACACTGCTGTTAACGTTCTTTTACAGATATATGCGCCAAATTATTGAAAATGGCTACGTGTATATTGCGCAGCCGCCGCTCTACAAGGTTCAACAGGGAAAACGTGTTGAATATGCATATAATGACAAAGAACTTGATGATCTGTTGAAAACTCTTCCTCAAACGCCTAAGCCTGGATTGCAGCGTTATAAAGGTCTCGGAGAAATGAATGCGACCCAGTTATGGGAGACAACCATGGATCCGAGCTCCAGAACACTTCTTCAGGTAACTCTTGAAGATGCAATGGATGCCGATGAGACATTTGAAATGCTAATGGGAGACAAAGTAGAACCGCGCCGAAACTTCATAGAAGCGAATGCGAGATACGTTAAAAATCTTGACATCTAA
- the gyrA gene encoding DNA topoisomerase (ATP-hydrolyzing) subunit A, translated as MSEQNTPQVREINISQEMRTSFLDYAMSVIVSRALPDVRDGLKPVHRRILYAMNDLGMTSDKAYKKSARIVGEVIGKYHPHGDSAVYESMVRMAQDFNYRYMLVDGHGNFGSVDGDSAAAMRYTEARMSKISMEILRDITKDTIDYQDNYDGSEREPVVMPSRFPNLLVNGAAGIAVGMATNIPPHQLGEIIDGVLAVSENPEIAVQELMEIIPGPDFPTAGQILGRSGIRKAYESGRGSITIRAKAEIEQTSSGKERIVVTELPYQVNKAKLIEKIADLVRDKKIEGITDLRDESDRTGMRIVIEIRRDANAHVILNNLYKQTALQTSFGINLLALVDGQPKVLNLKQCLEYYLDHQKVVIRRRTAYELRKAEARAHILEGLRIALDHLDAVISLIRNSQTAEIARTGLIEQFSLTEKQAQAILDMRLQRLTGLEREKIEEEYRSLVKLIAELKEILANEEKVLEIIREELIEIKERFNDERRTEIVTAGLETIEDEDLIERENIVVTLTHNGYIKRLPASTYRSQKRGGKGVQGMGTNEDDFVEHLISTSTHDTILFFSNKGKVYRAKGYEIPEYGRTAKGIPIINLLEVEKGEWINAIIPVSEFNAELYLFFTTKHGVSKRTSLSQFANIRNNGLIALSLREDDELMGVRLTDGTKQMVIGTKNGLLIRFPETDVREMGRTAAGVKGITLTDDDVVVGMEILEEESHVLIVTEKGYGKRTPAEEYRTQSRGGKGLKTAKITENNGQLVTVKATKGEEDLMIITASGVLIRMDIDDISTTGRVTQGVRLIRMAEEEHVATVALVEKNEEDDQEETQEEV; from the coding sequence ATGAGTGAACAAAACACACCACAAGTTCGTGAAATAAATATCAGTCAGGAAATGCGTACGTCCTTCTTGGATTATGCAATGAGCGTTATCGTGTCCCGTGCTCTTCCAGATGTCCGTGACGGTTTAAAACCGGTTCACAGACGGATTTTGTATGCAATGAACGATCTGGGCATGACAAGTGACAAGGCTTATAAAAAATCCGCGCGTATCGTCGGAGAAGTTATCGGGAAATACCACCCGCATGGTGATTCAGCGGTATATGAATCCATGGTCAGAATGGCGCAGGATTTCAACTATCGTTATATGCTCGTTGACGGTCACGGAAACTTCGGTTCTGTTGACGGGGACTCTGCGGCTGCCATGCGTTATACGGAAGCAAGAATGTCTAAAATCTCGATGGAAATTCTTCGAGACATCACAAAAGACACAATCGATTATCAGGACAACTATGACGGATCAGAAAGAGAACCTGTCGTTATGCCTTCAAGGTTCCCGAATCTGCTTGTAAACGGCGCTGCCGGAATTGCGGTAGGTATGGCAACAAACATTCCTCCGCACCAGTTGGGAGAAATCATTGACGGTGTGCTTGCTGTCAGTGAAAATCCTGAAATCGCAGTACAGGAGCTTATGGAGATTATTCCTGGTCCTGACTTCCCGACTGCGGGGCAAATTTTGGGCCGAAGCGGTATTCGTAAAGCATACGAATCAGGACGAGGCTCGATTACGATCCGGGCAAAAGCGGAGATCGAACAAACATCGTCAGGAAAAGAAAGAATTGTCGTAACAGAACTTCCATACCAAGTAAATAAAGCAAAACTAATCGAAAAAATCGCTGATCTTGTCAGAGATAAGAAGATAGAAGGTATTACCGATCTACGTGATGAATCTGACCGCACAGGTATGAGAATCGTCATTGAAATCAGAAGAGATGCCAACGCGCATGTCATTCTAAATAATCTATATAAGCAAACAGCTTTGCAAACTTCTTTTGGTATCAATCTGCTTGCGCTTGTTGACGGACAGCCAAAAGTTTTAAATTTAAAGCAATGCTTGGAGTATTACCTAGATCACCAAAAAGTCGTAATCAGACGCCGTACTGCTTATGAATTGCGTAAAGCGGAGGCAAGAGCACATATCTTGGAAGGATTGAGAATTGCTCTTGATCATCTTGATGCAGTTATTTCCCTTATCCGTAATTCTCAAACGGCTGAAATTGCGAGAACAGGATTAATTGAACAATTCTCGCTGACTGAAAAACAAGCCCAAGCTATTCTTGATATGAGACTGCAGCGTTTAACAGGATTGGAACGTGAAAAGATTGAAGAGGAGTACCGATCCCTTGTTAAATTAATTGCAGAGCTTAAAGAAATCTTGGCCAATGAAGAAAAAGTGCTTGAGATCATTCGTGAAGAACTCATAGAAATTAAAGAGCGTTTTAACGATGAAAGACGCACTGAGATCGTCACTGCCGGTCTTGAAACAATTGAAGATGAAGATCTCATCGAAAGAGAAAACATCGTTGTCACCCTGACACACAACGGATATATCAAACGTCTGCCTGCCTCAACCTACCGCAGTCAAAAGCGTGGCGGAAAAGGCGTTCAGGGCATGGGGACAAACGAAGATGATTTCGTTGAACATCTGATCTCTACATCAACGCATGACACGATTCTTTTCTTCTCGAACAAGGGGAAAGTGTATCGTGCAAAAGGATATGAAATCCCTGAATACGGCAGAACAGCAAAAGGAATCCCGATTATCAACCTGTTGGAAGTAGAAAAAGGTGAATGGATTAACGCGATTATTCCAGTCTCTGAATTCAACGCGGAACTTTACCTTTTCTTCACAACAAAGCACGGGGTTTCAAAACGAACTTCGCTTTCTCAGTTCGCTAATATCCGTAACAATGGCTTAATCGCTCTGAGTCTTCGTGAGGATGATGAATTGATGGGTGTACGTCTAACTGACGGCACAAAACAAATGGTCATCGGAACGAAAAATGGATTGCTGATTCGTTTCCCTGAAACGGATGTTCGGGAAATGGGGAGAACTGCGGCAGGCGTAAAAGGTATCACCCTGACTGATGATGACGTTGTTGTCGGAATGGAGATATTAGAGGAAGAATCACATGTCCTTATCGTAACTGAAAAAGGTTACGGAAAACGAACTCCGGCTGAAGAGTACAGAACCCAAAGCCGTGGCGGAAAAGGACTCAAAACAGCGAAAATCACCGAGAACAACGGCCAATTAGTAACAGTAAAAGCTACTAAAGGTGAAGAGGATCTAATGATTATTACAGCCAGCGGCGTACTCATTAGAATGGACATTGATGACATCTCAACCACCGGACGTGTCACTCAAGGTGTGCGCCTTATCAGAATGGCGGAAGAAGAGCATGTTGCTACAGTAGCATTAGTGGAGAAAAATGAAGAAGATGATCAAGAAGAAACACAAGAAGAAGTGTGA
- a CDS encoding YaaC family protein — MTYHKWKDLALFYSVESTQKFLEKTYILNGIDEAKKNAFKNSERFIYFLKHAESFYKQASSSPLEIKPILLFYGMAQLIKACLITRDPHYPSHASVLAHGVTTRKRKKQNYCFGDDEVKIQRNGLCIHFMKHLFGQSDIIDERYTMKKLLMAIPELSDAFYFQQKERFMTKVEKDKDRISVPEEAVINYKMSDSRFAEYMSHHFQWSFTKKNEHELQFDISPQDTKPCTSISLLYDMGKNQYYIPSQREQFLRLPEMAIHYLILYNIGMIARYETEWWYELLTQHISDDYVLIQQFLLVTENKFPKYALQFLLHC; from the coding sequence ATGACATATCATAAGTGGAAAGACTTAGCGCTATTTTACTCCGTTGAATCAACCCAGAAATTTCTAGAGAAAACTTATATTTTAAACGGCATTGATGAAGCGAAAAAAAACGCTTTCAAAAACAGTGAACGGTTTATTTATTTCTTAAAGCATGCTGAATCGTTTTATAAACAAGCCTCATCTTCCCCTTTAGAAATCAAGCCGATTCTTTTATTTTACGGAATGGCACAGCTTATCAAGGCATGTCTAATTACACGGGATCCTCATTATCCAAGCCATGCATCAGTACTGGCACACGGCGTAACAACAAGAAAGCGAAAGAAACAGAATTATTGTTTTGGCGACGATGAAGTAAAAATACAACGAAACGGCCTATGCATACACTTCATGAAACACTTATTCGGACAATCCGATATTATAGATGAAAGATATACCATGAAAAAACTACTGATGGCGATTCCAGAACTAAGTGATGCTTTCTATTTTCAGCAGAAAGAACGTTTTATGACAAAAGTAGAAAAGGATAAGGACAGGATTTCTGTACCAGAGGAGGCGGTCATCAATTATAAAATGTCTGATTCAAGATTTGCCGAATATATGTCCCATCATTTTCAATGGTCGTTTACAAAGAAAAATGAACACGAGCTGCAGTTTGACATTTCACCGCAAGACACGAAGCCATGCACATCAATCAGTTTGTTATATGACATGGGAAAGAATCAATATTATATCCCTTCTCAAAGGGAGCAATTTCTGAGACTTCCTGAAATGGCCATTCATTATTTAATTTTGTACAACATAGGGATGATTGCGAGATATGAGACGGAGTGGTGGTATGAGCTGTTAACCCAGCATATAAGTGATGATTACGTACTAATTCAGCAGTTTTTATTAGTGACTGAAAACAAATTCCCGAAATACGCTTTACAATTTCTTCTTCATTGTTGA
- the guaB gene encoding IMP dehydrogenase has protein sequence MWESKFSKEGLTFDDVLLLPAKSEVLPRDVDLSVELTKTLKLNIPVISAGMDTVTESAMAIAMARQGGLGIIHKNMSIEQQAEQVDKVKRSERGVITNPFFLTPDHQVFDAEHLMGKYRISGVPIVDNEEDQKLVGIITNRDLRFISDYSMKISDVMTKEELVTAPVGTTLDEAEKILQKHKIEKLPLVDDQNKLKGLITIKDIEKVIEFPNSSKDVHGRLIVGAAVGVTGDTMTRVKKLVEANVDVIVIDTAHGHSQGVLNTVTKIRETYPELNIIAGNVATAEATRALIEAGVDVVKVGIGPGSICTTRVVAGVGVPQITAIYDCASEARMHGKTIIADGGIKFSGDITKALAAGGHAVMLGSLLAGTSESPGETEIYQGRRFKVYRGMGSVAAMEKGSKDRYFQEENKKFVPEGIEGRTPYKGPVEETVYQLVGGLRSGMGYCGSKDLHALREEAQFIRMTGAGLRESHPHDVQITKESPNYTIS, from the coding sequence ATGTGGGAAAGTAAATTTTCAAAAGAAGGCTTAACGTTCGACGATGTGCTGCTTCTGCCAGCTAAGTCAGAGGTACTTCCGCGTGATGTGGATTTATCTGTAGAACTAACAAAAACGTTAAAGCTGAATATTCCTGTCATCAGCGCAGGTATGGACACTGTAACAGAATCAGCAATGGCAATTGCAATGGCTAGACAGGGCGGCTTGGGCATCATTCATAAAAACATGTCCATTGAACAACAGGCTGAACAAGTTGATAAAGTAAAGCGTTCTGAACGCGGCGTTATCACAAATCCCTTCTTTTTAACTCCTGATCACCAAGTATTTGATGCGGAGCACTTGATGGGGAAATACAGAATTTCCGGTGTTCCGATTGTAGATAACGAAGAAGACCAAAAGCTTGTCGGAATTATTACAAACCGTGATCTTCGTTTTATTTCTGACTACTCAATGAAAATCAGCGATGTCATGACGAAAGAAGAGCTTGTTACTGCACCTGTAGGAACGACTCTTGATGAAGCTGAAAAGATTTTGCAGAAACATAAAATTGAAAAGCTTCCTCTCGTTGATGACCAGAATAAATTAAAAGGTCTAATCACAATCAAAGACATTGAAAAAGTCATTGAGTTCCCGAACTCATCTAAAGACGTTCACGGCCGTCTGATCGTTGGCGCGGCAGTTGGTGTAACCGGCGACACAATGACTCGCGTCAAAAAGCTTGTCGAAGCTAATGTCGATGTTATAGTTATTGATACAGCTCACGGACATTCTCAAGGCGTATTAAACACAGTAACAAAAATCCGTGAAACATATCCCGAATTAAACATTATTGCTGGAAACGTTGCAACAGCTGAAGCGACGAGAGCGCTTATCGAGGCTGGAGTAGATGTTGTCAAAGTTGGAATCGGACCTGGTTCAATTTGTACAACACGCGTGGTAGCAGGTGTGGGTGTTCCGCAAATTACAGCAATTTATGATTGTGCGTCTGAAGCAAGAATGCATGGCAAAACAATCATCGCAGACGGTGGAATTAAATTCTCTGGTGATATCACGAAAGCATTGGCAGCCGGTGGACATGCTGTTATGCTTGGAAGCTTGCTTGCGGGTACGTCAGAAAGTCCAGGGGAAACTGAAATCTACCAAGGCAGAAGATTTAAAGTATACCGCGGTATGGGGTCAGTTGCTGCAATGGAAAAAGGAAGTAAAGACCGTTACTTCCAAGAAGAAAACAAAAAATTCGTTCCTGAAGGAATTGAAGGACGCACACCTTACAAAGGACCAGTTGAAGAAACAGTTTATCAGCTAGTCGGCGGTCTTCGCTCCGGGATGGGATATTGCGGGTCCAAAGATCTTCACGCTTTAAGAGAAGAAGCTCAGTTCATTCGCATGACTGGCGCAGGACTTCGTGAAAGCCATCCGCATGATGTACAGATTACAAAAGAATCACCGAACTATACAATTTCATAA